In Trichocoleus desertorum NBK24, the following are encoded in one genomic region:
- the lpdA gene encoding dihydrolipoyl dehydrogenase — MSQGFDYDLVILGAGVGGHGAALHAVSCGLKTAIVEAADMGGTCVNRGCIPSKALLAASGRVRELRNAHHLKAMGIQVGEVEFDRQAIADHANNLVGKIRGDLTNSLKRLGVDVIQGWGKVAGSQKVSIETPTGERVVTAQDVMLAPGSVPWVPPGVEVDGKTVFTSDDAVRLESLPPWVAIIGSGYIGLEFSDVYSALGAEITLIEALDQLMPGFDPDIAKLAQRVLIAPRDIETKVGMLAKRVIPGSPVVIELADAKTKEVVEVLEVDACLVATGRIPATQNLGLEAVGVEIDRRGFIPVDDRMAVLVDGQPVAHLWAIGDATGKMQLAHAASAQGVVAVENICGRDRQVDYHSIPAAAFTHPEISFVGMTEPAAKALGEAEGFKVATSKTYFKGNSKALAEGETEGVAKVIYREDTGEVLGVHIFGLHASDLIQEAANAIAQRHSVKDLAYMVHTHPTLSEVLDEAFKRAVAAH; from the coding sequence GTGAGTCAGGGATTTGATTACGATTTAGTTATTCTCGGCGCAGGAGTTGGGGGACATGGAGCGGCACTGCATGCAGTGAGCTGTGGTTTGAAAACTGCCATCGTCGAAGCGGCTGATATGGGCGGTACCTGTGTCAATCGTGGTTGTATCCCCTCCAAAGCTCTTCTGGCAGCTTCGGGGCGGGTACGGGAACTGCGAAATGCTCATCACTTAAAGGCGATGGGGATTCAAGTCGGCGAGGTTGAGTTTGACCGCCAAGCGATCGCCGACCACGCTAACAATTTGGTTGGCAAGATTCGGGGCGACCTCACCAACAGCCTGAAGCGCTTGGGGGTGGATGTGATTCAAGGCTGGGGTAAAGTTGCGGGTTCCCAGAAAGTCTCGATTGAAACTCCTACGGGTGAAAGAGTGGTCACCGCTCAAGACGTAATGTTGGCTCCTGGTTCGGTGCCTTGGGTGCCGCCTGGAGTAGAAGTAGACGGCAAGACCGTGTTTACCAGCGATGATGCGGTCAGACTCGAATCTTTGCCACCTTGGGTTGCCATTATTGGCAGCGGCTACATTGGCTTAGAGTTTTCTGACGTTTACTCAGCTCTAGGCGCAGAAATTACTCTAATTGAGGCGTTGGATCAACTGATGCCTGGGTTTGATCCAGATATCGCCAAGTTAGCGCAACGGGTGCTGATTGCTCCCCGCGACATTGAAACCAAAGTGGGCATGCTGGCCAAACGAGTCATTCCTGGTTCGCCAGTGGTGATTGAGCTGGCCGATGCCAAAACCAAAGAAGTGGTAGAAGTGCTGGAAGTAGATGCCTGTCTGGTGGCGACTGGGCGCATCCCAGCAACGCAGAATTTAGGTCTGGAGGCAGTTGGCGTAGAAATCGATCGCCGGGGCTTTATTCCAGTTGATGATCGGATGGCAGTGTTAGTGGATGGTCAACCTGTGGCTCACTTGTGGGCGATCGGAGATGCTACCGGAAAGATGCAACTCGCTCATGCTGCCTCTGCTCAGGGAGTTGTGGCTGTTGAGAATATTTGTGGTCGCGATCGCCAAGTAGACTACCACAGTATTCCTGCGGCTGCCTTTACCCATCCCGAAATCAGTTTTGTCGGCATGACTGAACCTGCAGCGAAAGCCTTGGGAGAAGCAGAAGGATTTAAAGTGGCGACTTCTAAGACCTACTTTAAAGGCAACTCGAAAGCCCTGGCAGAAGGTGAAACAGAAGGTGTCGCTAAAGTGATTTATCGCGAGGACACAGGCGAAGTCTTGGGCGTGCATATCTTTGGTCTGCATGCGTCTGACCTCATCCAAGAAGCAGCCAACGCGATCGCTCAGCGTCATTCTGTGAAGGATCTCGCTTACATGGTGCATACTCATCCCACCCTTTCCGAAGTGTTGGATGAAGCCTTCAAGCGAGCGGTAGCGGCTCACTAA
- the trpC gene encoding indole-3-glycerol phosphate synthase TrpC, which yields MQIRRRSPNPAIAVQELRYQVILPDAAPRHILEEIVWHKEVEVDQMREKQPLLELQKQVRTVAPPRNFVEALRQSQTQPAVIAEVKKASPSKGVLREDFDPVAIAQAYKEGGATCVSVLTDQKFFQGGFANLSKIRAAIDLPLLCKDFIIYPYQIYLARCHGADAVLLIASILSDKDLQYFVKITNALNMTALIEVHTLEELDRVLALIGVTLVGINNRNLENFSVDLQTTCQLLAARNQQLQERGILVVSESGLHQPADLNLVAEAGANAVLIGESLVKQSDPAQALRQILATSATAATPKAAL from the coding sequence ATGCAAATTCGTCGTCGTTCACCGAATCCTGCAATTGCTGTCCAAGAATTGCGCTATCAGGTTATTTTGCCAGACGCTGCGCCCCGCCACATTTTGGAAGAAATTGTTTGGCATAAAGAAGTTGAAGTAGATCAAATGCGGGAGAAGCAGCCTTTACTAGAGCTGCAAAAGCAGGTTCGGACGGTCGCACCTCCTCGCAACTTTGTGGAAGCCCTACGGCAAAGCCAAACCCAACCAGCTGTCATTGCGGAGGTCAAAAAAGCGTCTCCCAGTAAGGGGGTGTTGCGAGAAGATTTCGATCCAGTGGCGATCGCCCAAGCCTACAAAGAGGGTGGAGCAACCTGCGTCTCAGTTTTAACGGATCAAAAGTTTTTCCAAGGCGGTTTTGCCAATCTTTCCAAGATCCGGGCGGCAATTGACCTGCCTCTACTCTGCAAAGACTTTATTATTTATCCGTACCAAATCTACTTGGCTCGGTGTCATGGTGCAGATGCAGTGCTACTCATTGCCTCGATTCTTTCGGACAAAGACTTACAGTACTTTGTCAAAATTACGAATGCCTTGAACATGACCGCTTTAATTGAGGTACATACCTTAGAAGAGCTGGATCGAGTTCTGGCGTTAATAGGTGTCACCCTAGTTGGCATTAACAACCGCAACTTAGAAAACTTCTCCGTAGACTTGCAAACCACCTGTCAACTCCTCGCAGCTCGCAACCAGCAACTTCAAGAGCGAGGTATTCTAGTGGTGAGTGAGTCAGGACTGCATCAGCCTGCTGATTTAAACTTGGTTGCTGAAGCGGGGGCAAACGCAGTTCTGATTGGCGAATCTTTAGTCAAGCAAAGCGATCCAGCGCAGGCTTTGCGACAGATATTAGCGACCTCTGCAACGGCAGCAACTCCAAAGGCAGCTTTATAA
- a CDS encoding DUF5340 domain-containing protein produces MEPIPLPSHVHYELLLQLLERQTMFAVKQRSLQSEQVHELISTLRKALSQQKRLEENCQRANQPIEYRWSLNNLEAEKTAPSE; encoded by the coding sequence ATGGAGCCGATTCCTCTTCCCTCTCACGTTCACTATGAGTTGCTACTACAACTGCTAGAACGGCAGACAATGTTTGCTGTCAAGCAAAGGTCACTTCAAAGTGAACAAGTACACGAACTCATCAGCACCCTGCGTAAAGCACTGTCTCAACAAAAGCGATTGGAAGAAAACTGTCAACGTGCTAACCAGCCGATTGAATACCGTTGGTCTCTCAACAACTTGGAAGCAGAAAAAACGGCTCCATCTGAATAG
- a CDS encoding DUF2949 domain-containing protein, with protein sequence MAPATYSRFIRFLQEDLSISAASIAIALRHREQDPGPLPMILWQYGLVTLEQLNCIFDWLETA encoded by the coding sequence ATGGCACCCGCAACTTATTCTCGATTTATTCGGTTTTTACAAGAGGATTTATCCATTTCCGCTGCTTCTATCGCGATCGCTCTGCGCCATCGGGAGCAAGACCCAGGGCCGTTGCCTATGATCCTCTGGCAATATGGCTTAGTTACCCTAGAGCAGCTTAATTGCATTTTCGATTGGTTAGAAACCGCTTAG
- a CDS encoding IS630 family transposase gives MLSQYADPGQEGKRPIRYFAQDESRFGLHTLIGRLITACGVKPIGQWQWLFKAFWLYGAVEPATGESFFLQFSHVDTECYQRFLDEFSQAYPDSLNIVQVDNGRFHKGQGLVVPENIILLFQPPYCPELNPVERLWEHLKADLKWASFKTLAQLQTKVDQLLAELRPEVIASITGYPFILEALSALNAV, from the coding sequence CTGCTGAGTCAGTACGCTGACCCAGGGCAGGAGGGCAAGCGCCCGATTCGCTACTTTGCTCAAGATGAGAGCCGCTTTGGACTGCACACGCTCATTGGACGCTTGATTACAGCTTGTGGAGTCAAGCCGATTGGACAGTGGCAGTGGTTGTTCAAAGCCTTCTGGCTCTATGGAGCGGTCGAACCTGCAACCGGAGAATCCTTTTTTCTGCAATTTTCCCATGTCGATACCGAGTGCTATCAGCGCTTCTTGGATGAGTTTTCTCAGGCTTATCCCGATAGCCTCAATATTGTTCAAGTCGATAACGGACGGTTCCACAAGGGCCAGGGTCTAGTGGTGCCAGAGAACATCATTCTGTTGTTTCAACCGCCTTACTGTCCAGAGCTAAATCCGGTGGAGCGATTGTGGGAACATCTCAAGGCAGATCTCAAATGGGCCTCGTTCAAGACGTTGGCTCAACTCCAAACCAAAGTCGATCAACTCTTGGCTGAGTTAAGGCCTGAAGTGATTGCTTCCATCACAGGTTATCCCTTTATCTTGGAGGCTCTATCTGCCTTGAACGCTGTTTAA
- a CDS encoding helix-turn-helix domain-containing protein produces MAGVTSIDVKESLDELVEQLRQAATPTAKERLQVLYWLKQEQAPSISTIAQAVGKHRNTVQTWLSMYREGGLAAMLDVKKSSGRARVIPQWAEAALAKRLQEPNHGFQSYGAVQQWLAQTLGIEAQYHAVYQMTRYRLQAKLKVARPQNCRQDPQQREAFKQTLQTTSAC; encoded by the coding sequence ATGGCTGGTGTCACCTCAATCGACGTGAAGGAAAGTTTGGATGAGCTCGTAGAACAGTTGCGCCAAGCGGCGACGCCAACTGCCAAAGAACGCTTGCAAGTGCTCTACTGGCTCAAACAAGAGCAGGCACCGAGTATCAGCACGATCGCTCAAGCGGTGGGAAAGCATCGAAATACGGTACAAACCTGGTTATCGATGTACCGAGAAGGGGGACTCGCAGCGATGCTGGACGTGAAGAAATCATCTGGAAGGGCGCGGGTGATTCCGCAATGGGCGGAAGCGGCCCTAGCCAAACGCCTACAAGAACCTAATCATGGATTTCAAAGTTACGGAGCAGTGCAGCAGTGGTTGGCTCAGACGCTGGGGATAGAGGCGCAGTATCACGCGGTCTATCAAATGACTCGCTATCGACTTCAAGCCAAACTGAAAGTGGCCCGTCCTCAAAATTGTCGGCAAGACCCTCAGCAGCGAGAGGCGTTTAAGCAAACCTTGCAGACGACCTCAGCCTGCTGA
- a CDS encoding IS5 family transposase, which yields MGISDLIPEAKPGGRPRSIEMWAVLNAIFYVLVEGCRWRALPGDFPAWQTVYTYFRNWRKDGTWIVIHDRLREWTRIEVDRQPSPSEAILDSQSVKTAAGVSEQVGFDSGKVIKGRKRFISVDTLGLVLRVFVTAASVGERAGGKRVLKRVKRMDKAVFRLTTIWVDGGFDGAPFLMWVMDVCRWIIQVVLRPEQTKGFVLLKKRWVVERTFGWLMHCRRLVRDYELLPETSETLIYLAMIRIMVKRLA from the coding sequence ATTGGTATCAGTGACCTGATTCCAGAAGCAAAACCCGGTGGTCGCCCACGCAGCATCGAGATGTGGGCAGTTCTCAATGCCATCTTCTACGTCCTAGTCGAGGGGTGTCGTTGGCGAGCGTTGCCGGGAGACTTTCCGGCATGGCAGACGGTGTATACCTATTTTCGCAACTGGCGCAAGGACGGCACTTGGATTGTGATTCATGACCGCTTACGTGAGTGGACGCGCATCGAAGTGGATCGCCAGCCCAGTCCCTCTGAAGCGATCCTCGACTCGCAAAGTGTCAAAACGGCGGCAGGGGTGAGCGAACAGGTGGGATTTGACAGTGGCAAAGTGATCAAGGGGCGCAAGCGGTTTATCAGTGTCGATACCTTGGGACTGGTGCTGCGTGTGTTCGTGACTGCTGCCAGTGTGGGAGAACGAGCAGGGGGCAAACGGGTACTCAAGCGGGTCAAACGGATGGACAAAGCTGTGTTTCGTCTAACCACCATTTGGGTCGATGGTGGCTTTGATGGCGCACCGTTCCTAATGTGGGTGATGGACGTTTGCCGTTGGATTATCCAAGTGGTGCTGCGACCTGAACAAACCAAGGGGTTCGTGCTGCTCAAAAAGCGATGGGTGGTGGAGCGGACATTCGGTTGGTTGATGCACTGTCGTCGTCTAGTGCGTGACTATGAGTTATTGCCAGAGACCTCAGAGACATTAATCTATCTGGCAATGATTCGGATAATGGTCAAGCGATTGGCGTAA
- a CDS encoding DUF192 domain-containing protein, which produces MLACTSPSSSIAPSSQAQRPLDTQPSSPSVKPVKQSLGQELPISAQVKVKGQVIQLEVAQTPQQQATGLMYRTMLAANRGMLFAFNSPRSVGFWMKNTLIPLDMVFLRNGEVKAIQPQVPPCKAAPCPSYGPGPDTLIDQVIELRGGRAAELGLKVGDRITIQFLTKNTRPNSQS; this is translated from the coding sequence TTGTTAGCCTGTACATCGCCGTCCTCTTCGATCGCGCCTTCTAGTCAAGCTCAACGCCCCTTGGATACTCAACCCAGTTCTCCCTCGGTTAAGCCAGTCAAACAAAGCTTGGGTCAGGAATTGCCAATCAGTGCCCAAGTTAAAGTCAAGGGACAGGTGATTCAGTTAGAGGTGGCTCAGACTCCCCAGCAGCAAGCTACAGGTTTGATGTATCGGACGATGCTAGCTGCAAATCGAGGCATGTTATTTGCCTTTAACTCACCGCGTTCGGTTGGTTTTTGGATGAAAAACACCTTGATTCCGTTGGACATGGTTTTTTTGCGGAACGGTGAGGTAAAAGCCATCCAGCCTCAGGTACCTCCTTGCAAAGCCGCTCCTTGTCCATCCTATGGCCCTGGCCCGGATACCCTGATTGACCAGGTGATTGAGCTACGGGGAGGTAGAGCGGCTGAGTTAGGGCTAAAAGTAGGCGATCGCATCACCATTCAATTTCTGACTAAAAACACTCGCCCAAACTCTCAATCTTAG
- the nblR gene encoding response regulator transcription factor NblR: protein MSTVNSDRSPCILLIEPDEALAQHVMLDLKESGYEAVVAHDASSGLHQAHALQPALIVVDRLLSGESGLKLCNHLRSTGARVPVLMLMARDSVDDRVACLEAGADDYFLKPYRTEEFLKLVRLYLQPETHSTEQLRFGELVLDLATRRALRNGRAIELTMKEFELLKYLMEHPREVLTREQILENVWGYDFLGESNVIEVYIRYLRLKIEDEGEKRLIQTVRGVGYVLREA, encoded by the coding sequence ATGAGTACCGTTAATTCTGACCGCAGTCCCTGCATTCTGCTAATTGAGCCAGATGAAGCTTTAGCGCAACATGTCATGCTCGACCTGAAGGAGTCTGGCTATGAAGCGGTGGTGGCACATGATGCGAGTAGTGGCCTGCACCAAGCCCATGCTCTACAACCTGCCTTAATTGTGGTCGATCGCCTGTTATCAGGAGAGTCGGGCTTAAAACTGTGCAATCACCTCCGGAGTACAGGTGCTCGTGTTCCTGTGCTCATGTTGATGGCCCGTGATTCTGTAGACGATCGCGTGGCTTGTTTGGAAGCAGGAGCCGATGATTATTTCCTCAAGCCTTACCGTACAGAAGAATTTCTGAAATTAGTACGGCTCTATTTACAACCCGAAACCCACAGCACCGAACAACTGCGCTTTGGCGAATTAGTTTTAGATTTGGCAACCCGCAGAGCGCTTCGTAATGGGCGGGCGATCGAGCTGACGATGAAAGAATTTGAACTGCTTAAGTATTTAATGGAGCATCCCCGTGAAGTTCTGACCCGCGAACAAATCTTGGAAAATGTCTGGGGCTATGACTTTTTGGGTGAATCTAACGTCATTGAAGTGTACATCCGTTATCTTCGGCTCAAGATTGAAGACGAGGGTGAGAAACGCTTGATTCAAACTGTACGAGGCGTCGGCTATGTTCTCCGCGAAGCATAA
- a CDS encoding NAD(+) kinase → MPKVGIIYNDIKPTACRIAEELEDKLTASGCQVFSTTGSGGILGCSGPEGPIRHTPIEHLIPTGFDETMAFAIVLGGDGTVLSAFRQVAPCNIPLLTINTGHMGFLTEAYLNQLPQALDLLLAGQYEVEERAMLSVQVLREQNLLWEALCLNEMVMHREPLTSMCHFEIEIGRHAPVDIAADGIIVSTPTGSTAYSLSAGGPVITPGVPVLQLVPICPHSLASRALVFADSEPVTIFSANPNRLVMVVDGNAGCYILPEDRVRMVRSQYSARFIRLQPPEFFHLLREKLGWGLPHIAKPTSVELP, encoded by the coding sequence GTGCCCAAAGTCGGCATTATCTACAACGACATTAAACCGACCGCTTGTCGCATAGCTGAGGAGCTAGAAGACAAGCTCACCGCTAGTGGTTGTCAGGTTTTCTCAACTACAGGGAGCGGAGGAATTCTTGGCTGCTCTGGCCCAGAGGGACCGATCCGTCACACACCGATTGAGCATCTAATCCCTACTGGGTTTGATGAAACAATGGCGTTTGCGATTGTCCTGGGTGGCGATGGTACGGTGCTTTCTGCGTTTCGCCAAGTGGCTCCTTGTAATATTCCCTTGCTGACCATCAATACAGGTCACATGGGGTTTTTAACGGAAGCCTATTTAAATCAATTGCCGCAAGCACTAGACCTACTTCTGGCGGGTCAATATGAAGTAGAAGAGCGAGCCATGCTCTCGGTCCAGGTCTTGCGGGAACAGAACCTGCTGTGGGAAGCTCTCTGTCTCAATGAGATGGTCATGCATCGAGAGCCGCTGACCAGCATGTGCCATTTTGAGATTGAGATTGGTCGGCACGCTCCGGTCGATATTGCTGCTGATGGCATCATTGTTTCCACGCCCACAGGTTCTACCGCCTATTCTTTGTCAGCGGGTGGCCCGGTGATTACTCCAGGCGTCCCAGTTTTGCAGCTAGTCCCTATTTGTCCGCATTCCCTGGCTTCACGGGCTTTGGTGTTTGCGGACAGTGAACCCGTCACTATCTTTTCTGCGAATCCTAATCGGTTGGTGATGGTGGTAGATGGCAATGCGGGCTGCTATATCTTGCCAGAGGACCGGGTGCGAATGGTGCGATCGCAGTACTCTGCTCGTTTCATTCGACTGCAACCGCCAGAATTTTTCCACTTGCTTAGAGAAAAGCTGGGCTGGGGACTGCCACACATCGCCAAGCCCACCTCTGTAGAGTTGCCTTAA
- a CDS encoding SDR family oxidoreductase yields the protein MQLLVVGATGTLGRQVARRALDEGHQVRCLVRSLRKAAFLKEWGAELIQGDLCEPESLIPALKDVSAVIDAATSRPTDSLSMRQVDWEGKVALIQAAKVAGVERFIFFSILNAAQYPDVPLMEIKRCTELFLAESGLNYTILQPCGFLQGLIGQYAIPILEKQAVWVTGEATPIAYMDTQDIAKFAIRALSVPETENKTFPVVGSRAWGSYEIIRLCERLSSKEAKVTRMPMGLLRSARRIARFFQWGWNLADRLAFTEVLATGKPLQAPMDGVYSTFGLDPQETTTLEVYLQDYFGRILKKLKELDYEQTQSAKQTNKKTAFKSGFFK from the coding sequence ATGCAGTTATTAGTTGTCGGTGCCACTGGCACCTTGGGAAGGCAAGTAGCTCGTCGTGCTCTCGACGAGGGGCATCAGGTTCGGTGCTTAGTCCGCAGTCTCAGGAAGGCAGCTTTCTTGAAGGAGTGGGGAGCTGAACTTATACAGGGAGACTTGTGTGAACCGGAAAGTCTCATTCCAGCTCTCAAGGATGTTAGCGCTGTAATTGATGCTGCTACGAGTCGGCCTACGGATTCTCTCAGCATGAGACAAGTAGATTGGGAAGGCAAAGTAGCTCTAATCCAAGCGGCTAAAGTGGCTGGAGTCGAGCGTTTTATCTTCTTCTCAATTTTGAATGCTGCTCAATATCCTGATGTGCCCCTGATGGAAATCAAGCGGTGCACCGAGCTATTTTTAGCTGAATCTGGCTTGAACTACACAATTTTGCAACCTTGTGGTTTCCTGCAAGGCTTAATTGGACAATACGCCATTCCAATTTTAGAAAAACAAGCGGTTTGGGTCACTGGAGAAGCAACACCCATTGCCTACATGGACACCCAAGATATTGCTAAGTTTGCAATCCGTGCTCTCTCTGTTCCTGAAACTGAAAACAAAACTTTTCCGGTCGTAGGTTCACGGGCTTGGGGCAGTTACGAGATTATTCGGCTTTGTGAGCGCCTTTCGAGTAAGGAAGCCAAAGTGACTCGGATGCCAATGGGCTTATTGCGGTCTGCGCGTCGAATTGCACGATTCTTTCAGTGGGGATGGAACTTAGCCGATCGCTTGGCTTTTACTGAAGTTCTAGCCACCGGAAAACCGTTGCAAGCTCCAATGGATGGAGTTTACAGCACTTTTGGGCTTGATCCACAAGAAACCACAACGCTAGAAGTTTATTTACAAGACTACTTCGGTCGCATCTTGAAGAAACTTAAGGAATTAGATTACGAGCAAACTCAATCTGCCAAGCAAACGAACAAGAAAACCGCTTTCAAGTCTGGTTTCTTTAAATAA
- a CDS encoding helix-turn-helix transcriptional regulator — protein sequence MSNLESLSTCPTPVDTAVVAEDLNCKEQHPVSLSNVRQLHRDILSVDKAQRMAEFFSLLGDTNRLRIVSALAVQELCVCDLAAAVKMSESAVSHQLRALRSMRLVGYRKQGRNVFYYLKDSHVLNLYREVADHLDEPED from the coding sequence ATGTCTAATCTTGAGTCTCTGTCTACCTGCCCTACCCCAGTGGACACCGCTGTTGTGGCAGAGGATCTCAATTGTAAAGAGCAGCACCCAGTCAGTCTGAGCAATGTGCGGCAACTACATCGAGACATTCTCAGTGTGGACAAGGCTCAGCGAATGGCAGAATTTTTTAGTTTGCTAGGAGATACGAACCGCCTGAGAATTGTCTCAGCGTTGGCGGTGCAAGAACTGTGCGTTTGTGATCTGGCTGCCGCTGTCAAAATGAGCGAGTCGGCTGTGTCTCATCAGTTGCGAGCTTTGCGTAGTATGCGTTTGGTGGGCTATCGCAAGCAAGGCCGCAATGTTTTCTATTACCTCAAAGATAGCCACGTGCTGAACTTATATCGAGAGGTGGCTGATCACTTGGATGAACCAGAAGACTAA
- a CDS encoding PetM family cytochrome b6-f complex subunit 7, with amino-acid sequence MNGEILNAAVLSFTLILVGLGMGFLLLKIQGGEE; translated from the coding sequence ATGAATGGTGAAATTCTCAATGCAGCGGTTCTGTCCTTTACCCTGATCTTGGTCGGGTTGGGCATGGGTTTTCTGCTGCTGAAAATTCAAGGCGGCGAAGAGTAA
- the pdxA gene encoding 4-hydroxythreonine-4-phosphate dehydrogenase PdxA, which yields MRIQSTRIASASLVSQPRPRLAVTLGDPAGIGPEVVLKALADPAVTHNCEITVVGSRTALNRVYQQLSEQQQHLSEVNGAEAEPLANPDELVLLDVPLDQATESQIAVGTESAASGAASFAYLETAIARTLAGEFDGIVTGPIAKSAWKAAGHEYPGQTELLAERAGVQRFGMLFVARSPHSNWTLRTLLATTHIPLRQVPDVLTPELMTTKLELLAECLQQDFGLTTPRIAIAGLNPHSGEQGQLGREEQDWLIPWLEQARQRWPQLQLEGPVPPDTLWVKPGQAWYGTASASLSTHDAYLALYHDQGLIPIKLLAFDRAINTSIGLPFVRTSPDHGTAFDIAGRGVANASSMKAAVQLAAELVTRRMASISQA from the coding sequence ATGAGAATTCAATCCACTCGAATTGCCTCAGCTTCGCTTGTCTCCCAACCACGTCCTCGGCTAGCTGTGACGTTAGGAGATCCAGCAGGAATTGGCCCCGAAGTGGTTTTGAAAGCTTTAGCCGACCCAGCCGTGACGCACAACTGCGAGATTACAGTCGTAGGCAGTCGGACAGCGTTAAATCGAGTCTATCAACAACTGAGCGAACAACAGCAACACTTAAGTGAAGTCAATGGAGCGGAAGCAGAACCATTGGCAAATCCTGATGAGCTGGTGCTCTTGGATGTCCCTCTGGATCAAGCCACTGAGTCACAAATTGCGGTGGGCACAGAAAGTGCAGCAAGTGGTGCGGCAAGTTTTGCTTATCTAGAAACAGCGATCGCCCGGACGTTGGCAGGTGAATTTGATGGCATCGTGACTGGCCCCATTGCCAAGTCAGCCTGGAAAGCGGCAGGGCATGAGTATCCGGGGCAAACCGAGTTGTTGGCTGAACGAGCGGGGGTGCAGCGCTTTGGTATGCTCTTTGTCGCGCGATCGCCCCACAGCAACTGGACGTTACGAACTCTGCTTGCCACCACTCATATTCCACTCCGTCAAGTGCCCGATGTGCTAACGCCGGAGTTAATGACAACCAAGTTAGAGTTATTAGCTGAGTGTTTACAGCAAGACTTTGGCCTCACCACACCCCGAATTGCGATCGCGGGTCTCAACCCTCATAGCGGTGAGCAAGGACAGTTAGGTAGAGAAGAACAGGATTGGCTGATTCCGTGGCTAGAGCAAGCGCGTCAACGGTGGCCACAGTTGCAACTCGAAGGGCCAGTGCCTCCGGATACGCTTTGGGTGAAACCTGGCCAAGCTTGGTATGGGACTGCTAGTGCAAGTCTCTCGACCCACGATGCTTACTTAGCGCTCTATCACGACCAAGGCTTAATCCCCATCAAGCTGTTAGCCTTTGATCGAGCCATTAATACTTCCATTGGCTTGCCCTTTGTCCGCACCTCGCCCGATCACGGCACTGCTTTTGATATTGCAGGTCGAGGAGTTGCCAACGCTAGCAGCATGAAAGCAGCCGTACAACTAGCAGCCGAATTAGTGACTCGTAGAATGGCATCCATTAGCCAAGCTTGA
- a CDS encoding DUF4327 family protein: protein MIQSIQYSISLIQDEARHLVQQGVVSRQQPIYALCKYIPAREWALVECELERSNFLLRDRIGDLISCENWEND from the coding sequence ATGATTCAGTCCATTCAATATTCTATTAGCTTGATTCAGGACGAAGCACGGCACCTCGTGCAGCAAGGCGTTGTCAGTCGTCAGCAACCGATTTACGCCCTTTGTAAGTACATTCCTGCTCGTGAGTGGGCCTTGGTGGAATGTGAACTGGAGCGCAGCAATTTCTTGCTCAGAGACCGTATTGGGGATCTAATCAGCTGCGAAAATTGGGAAAACGATTAG